AGTCACAGGCCCCCTTGGTCCCTACCTTCTCCTGCCACCCTACTCAGCCCTCAGTCCTGGCCCCAGACCGGTGGACCCACTCCTTACCCAACCCCCGGGGCTTCTTCCCATCTCTCTTCACCCGTCCCCACCACTTTCTGTGTCGCAGCCTGCCTAGCTTCTCCTCACTTCTCTCCCTGGCCATCTTCCCCAGGTTCCAGGCTGGGTGGTGCTTGTGCCTCCTCCGTAGGCCAGAGTGGCACCAGGTTCTGGGGGTGGTGGGGCCGCTGCTTTCTCCCTATGGCACTGCCATCACTCCTGCTGTTGGTGGCAGCCCTGGCAGGTGGGGTGCGTCCTCCGGGGGCGCGGAACCTGACTCTGGCGGTGGTGCTGCCAGAACACAACCTGAGCTATGCCTGGGCCTGGCCACGGGTGGGTCCTGCTGTGGCACTAGCTGTGGAGGCGCTGGGCCGGGCACTGCCTGTGGACCTGAGGTTTGTCAGCTCGGAACTAGATGGCGCCTGCTCTGAGTACCTGGCACCGCTGCGCGCTGTGGACCTCAAGCTGTACCACGACCCCGATCTTCTGTTGGGTCCCGGTTGCGTGTACCCCGCTGCCTCTGTGGCCCGCTTTGCCTCACATTGGCGCCTTCCCCTGCTGACTGCGGGTGCTGTGGCCTCTGGTTTTGCAGCTAAGAATGAGCATTATCGTACTCTGGTGCGCACTGGCCCCTCTGCTCCCAAGCTGGGTGAGTTTGTAGTGACATTACACGGGCACTTCAATTGGACTGCCCGTGCTGCCTTGCTGTATCTGGATGCTCGCACAGATGACCGGCCTCACTACTTCACCATCGAGGGCGTCTTTGAGGCCCTGCAGGGCAGCAACCTCAGTGTGCAGCACCAGGTGTATGCCCGTGAGCCAGGGGGCCCTGAGCAGGCCACCCACTTCATCCGGGCCAACGGGCGCAGTGAGTGTGGCCCAGGCTATCTTAGGGTCAGGGGAGGAGGGTCGCTGTATCCCTGCAGCTCAGCACTGGGAAACTGTGGATGGAGGTGGGCACTGAGATGTATGTGGTGGTTGGGGTCAAGAAGCACATGTGGAGAGACCACCTGTGAGAAGGCTAAGCCATTGTATTAGGGGAGCTTGTGGACAGCATAGGCAGATGTAAACAAGGAATAAGGTAGCATGAGAGGTGGAGCCTGTGTCAGAGAAGAAGGTGGGATTGGGGGGAAACTGACTTTCGGGAGCAATACGAGTGCCCTAGAGTACTGGATGTGGTTGATGGCCACTCCAGAATGAGTGTCATCTGTGAGCAGAGACTTCTCAGACGGGGCACCAAGACAGGGCAGAAAAATAGTAAGGACTCCATAAATGGGCTTTTGGATTCAGCGCATTTGTTGGGGAAAGACAGAGTAAAACTGCCACTGACAGTAATTCTGAGCAGTCAGTGCCTTTGAGCCTAGGGAGAGGCAGGGCTGAatggggcagtgaggagggctgGGTGGGGCGCAGCAGTCAGAGCTCTGGGAAGAGGAGGGGCTTAAAGGCTGATAGCTCCCTTCCTCCGGGGTCTGAAGTCAGACTCTGACCTCTGCCAGATGGTCCATAAAGCCCCAAGGCACTTATGACATAGACTCcaagggggagggatggggagcaTATGTTGGGTGGTTGATAGGTTAGGGCACTTTCTTCCTTGCTGAAGATGGAAATGCAGATGGTTCAGAGAGGGGGCTGCCTGGGGACTGGGGACTTTCTCAGAATGCTCCTCTGTTTTATACTTGTTCCCAGTTGTGTATATCTGTGGCCCTCTGGAGATGCTGCATGAGATCCTGCTCCAGGCCCAGAGGGAGAACCTGACCAATGGGGATTATGTCTTCTTTTACCTGGACGTCTTTGGGGAGAGTCTTCGTGCAGGCCCCACACGCTCCACAGGCCAGCCCTGGCAGGACAATCGCACCCGGGAACAGGCCCAGGCCCTCAGAGAGGCCTTTCAGGTATCATTTGCGCCAAAcgtggaggagggggaaaggaaacTTCTTTGGAGATTCTCTGTCATAAGACCCACAGAAACCCCAGAAACAGGACAGGAATTATGAGCTACAAGAGTGAAATTAACAGAGGCTTTTTGAGTCTCCTATCATTCTTCCTTACTTCCCCACTTTTGTGACTCTTTTCTCATTACTAAGGCTACATCCCAAGATCCTGGAACATTCTCTTAAGTCCCACTAGTAGACTTTACTGTGAGGGAGAAAAGTTCAGGAAAAGACCTGGTCCTGGGCCCTGGGAGGACTTCCATCCTTTCTGAATAGGCGAGGTATGATTGAAGTACACTTAGATACAAATACGAGAAAGAATATGATTATGTGTCCTGGAACAGACACTAAGAACTTGGGGTTCAGATGAGGGAGAGTCAATGTGAGCTGGGTTTAGGAAAGCTTTTTTATAAAGATGAGAATCTTTTGTGACTTGAAAGATAGATGCCACAGTCCTAGTCTCAGCAGGAGAGAGGATCTAGGCAGTCTgagcaaagagataaaagatagaAATGGACATGTTTGGGAAACCAAGAAGATACTGACCTGACAAGAAAGAAGGGTTGGCTTGAAGCAGATGTAGGAAATAATGTTGCAAAGATATAATCAGATTAAGGAGAGCTCTGAAGCTAAAATTAAGGCGCTTGGACTTGGATGTGGGGTCCTTGATATTTTTTTGTgaagagaaatataaagacaGAATTCAGGTTGGATAAGAAGAGGAGGAGGTTAGAGGCAGTGAGATCACCTGTATTCGGGTCAAATGGAGTGAGGTGATATAGGCTTCAAGGACAGTGGCAGTAGtaggaatggaaagaaatgaatttaggAAACAACTTGCAGGGGAAATTGACATGACTGTTCAtttcactcctctgctcaaaactttCAATGACTAAATTCCTACAGAATAAAGTCCTGACTCCTTATCATGACATTTCAGACCTTCTACAGTCTGTGTTCAGCCCAGGTTTTCAGTCTTGCCTCCTAGTGCCCCTCATGCCCAGTACTCCAGCCAACCAGACCTCTCTCAGTTCCCCAACCCctgggcctccctgcccccttgcTGTTGTGCTCTTTGCTCTatttttctggaatgttctttcttccCTCATGCCAAATCTCTGCCCCTGCAAATCACACCCATGAATTGTTCCCTGACTCTTCCACCAATTTTTACACtatctctcctttttctgaaaAAAGGATTTTAAGTGGCATATAGGGTAACTTTAAAGTCTTTTCAACCCTGGGATTCTCTGAGTCTAAAATTCAGTAGATCTTCACAAGGGCTGGACTTGGGTGGTCATCTTCTCTAATGAGTAAAATTTTGTGTGACTGTAATTGTATATTTAGTGGTATCTGTGAATGACATGTCTGGTATGAGTCTGTGACTGTCACACTTGAACCTGGGCAGTGGCAGGACAGGTTTTGTTTATGCTGTCACTTTTGCCTAAAACAACCTTTTCACCTTTGTCTGGataatgtgtgtgtattctttaagGCTCAGAtcagttatttttcctttgaggaaACAATCCTTGAATCCCCAGGTTGAACTGAATTTCCTATTCTTGTGCTTAACTCCATCTCCTATAGAGCTTAACCACATTATCAGTCAATGTTTGAGTCATTTGAATATTGGCTCATTCTATTAGTGTctgttgagcacctattatgtcccaatcactgtgctaggtactggtATGCAGTGGAGAACATAACAGATGTAGCCCCTGCCTGGAGCTTACATTTAGTAGGAGAGACAGAcattaaatgagcaaataaatataaacataggACAACTTGCGGTGAGTGTTACTAAAAACCccgtaaaaaataaaaccagggggaaaaaaaagcgcTTCTCATGAGAAGGGAATGGCAAGGGAATTGTACTCTAGCTAGTGTGGTCAAGGTAGATCTCGGTGGCTCTCCTGGATGGGAGGACTCCATAGCTTTATGGGCTGTATTCTTTTTTGTGGAAGGAATATCTCTCTTTCTTGTCTGAGAATTCCTACCAGTCAACGGGCCCCAGCACTTAGCTTGGGGGGAAATGAGATCTAGTCAGCTAACAATTAGATAAATTAATTCTCAGTTCTCCCACTTACTGCAGGCattattcagaaaaacaaagagggatTTTGCTATGACacaaaagaaggggaaatagGCAGTCAAGAATATGCTGAGGGGGAAATCAAGGCTTTGGGGTGGGATGAGGGTAAGGGAGTAATGAAGTGTTTTCTAGAAAAACTACTCATGTTGTTCCAGGGCTGAAGCAGGGCAAGGGGTGAGGGAAGTGGGCAGTCAGCTCCAGTCAAGGATGAAAGAGCAGAGAGCCCTTAACTAGAGATAACTGGTCTACTGGGGGAGAGGCTCAGAAATTGAGTATATTGATATGATTTTTCTCGCCCATTGAGCTATAGCTACTGGCGGGCAAGGATCATGCTCATCTTTGTATTCCATATGCCTAGCACATACTTGTTGAAGTGAATTACCGGGTGTGTTGGGGAGAAGCGGGGACACGACTAAGAATTTGTCTGCAGAGGAGTAGAGCCGCCAGGTACTATAAACCAAGATGATCAGCCAGGACAGAGAATACGTAGACACAATGGAGCTAAATAAGCAAATGACCAGGCTCTATGGTCCCAGGCTGTGCCTTTGAGGACTACAGGGTCAAACCTAGGCAGAAGTCGCAACCTAGGTGACCAGCATGAGATTGCATTAGAGGAGACACCAGCAGCTAGAATGGAAGTCAGGGCTAGACCGAGGGCCGCGTAAGGCAGAATCTCTTCTGGAGAcaattttttgtctgtttaagCCACTGCTGACAGCGCCTCCTGATGTGGCCGAGGGGGCCTCAAACGTAGGCCTCAAGGCACACCGCCAGTGCCTAGGTGTACATCTGGCTTCACTCACAGCTAAACCTGTTTTTGGCagcctttgcttgttttttttttttctcacctggaGTCCGCTGAAAAAAGGGACACCATTATCTACCTCCCTTCACCTGCTTCTCTCTAGCCCCTGAGCAAGCATAGAAATTCTTTGgacattcttcttctttcttgctcttttttttagtAGCTAGTAACCACAGCAAAACAGTCTAGCATAGCAGTTTTCAAAATGTGGTCTTGGAACCCTGGGGGTCACTGAAATCCTCTTAGAAGGACcatgaggtcaaaactatttaagaaataatactaaGATGTTTATTTGCGTCCTCACTCTTATTCCTCCACGATTGcacagtggagttttccagaggctacatgaCACGTGCTGCTGTTATCACTCTGGCAGCTGTAGAAGGGGTAGTTGAATAttcttgtgttttaaaagtttgtcagttttaatttctaaaacataaatattgaCAGATGTAATCCAAACAATCAAAAGCTCTTTGTGGTCCTCAGTAATTTTTAGTGGTATAAAGAGGTCATGAgatcaaaaagtttgagaactgctagTCTAGCAAACATAAACCTAGAGAATTATGATGtgtttaaaaagtgttaaaaaccTGTTATCAGCCTttgtattgaaatataatttgtgtTAAGCATGATCTTTTGGGgctcttttcctgatttttttttacatcgtTTGTCAACAATATCCTacccttctatttttcttttattcttgaaaCAGGTGTTACTGAACAAACCCTCCCAACTCCACCTCAGCccccttcttttaaattttgcccGAGGGTGGGAGAGTATTACAAGTATGTGATCAAGGATCCAAATGCCCCAGTAAGAATAATTACATTATGAAGCAAAGTCTAGTCTAATGTAATGAATACATATTAgaaactgaatttattatttcctacctagaatgaatttatatataataaatcatatGTGATTTATCTAGTATCTCTATGTCCACATGTACTTTCAATGACAGGAATTAACAGAACTGGTAGAAGTCCGTAGATGTTATGTTCACAAAGTCacatttcataaaatacattGATCTGAAGTCTTTCCCTGAGGTTGCGATGCCAATTTCCCATCTGAGACAAAGGCTAGTCTCAGTGATTGGGTAGGCCTGAGGTGTAGGCAGAGGCCAGTGTGTCCATCAGCTAAGGAAGGGAGAATGTGTAAGGTCGGTGGGAGTCACATGGGCACCccagtgagagacagagatgtgcTGACTTAAGGCCAGTGAGATGTGGGTGTGGCTGAGATCACATATGTcgtttgctcatctgtgaaatgtgtgTGGGCATATGACTACATGTTTTCTCTGTGACACATGTCTATTACTTAGTGACATATAGGACCATGCCACTATGCAGGACAGTGTTGCTGATGGTAGGTGTTCCACACGTTAAATGAATGGGTCCACAACTTTTCACAGATGGAATCATTGTCTCCAAGTATTTCCCCCAGTTGTCATAGAACCTGAAATCTCTTTTATTTACTAGATGGAGGCACCGTTCCAAGTGgcccaaatgaaaatataaacacttcttttttgaaaatataaacatttaactGATAACATTAACAGTGATTAAGACCTCAGAGAGGAGCTGTTTTATCAGTGTTGTCCTTGATAGTGAACAGGAAGGGACAGAGCGAGCAGCTGTGAGTGCTGTGGCAGCCTGGCAGGGAGGCTTGGCTGGTGGAGAGGCTTGGGGATGGAGTTGATTTCATCTATTTCCTAGTCTCCACCTTCCCAGAACCATGCACCTTTCATGGAGGAGTGCCACTCACCTCTTCCCAGATGTATTGAACACATTCCAtacatatatcacacacacaggGGCACACACAACACAGAGTTTAGTATCCTCTCAGCCTTCAGACTCACCCGTGTATATTTCATATCATGTGTATTTCACCAAGTTTCCCTatcctgcttcctctcttccccaaTGCCTATCTTGAATCCTTTTCATTCTCCCCCATGTGCTGTTGGTACAGACAGTATTGGTGATCACATACCGAGAACCCCCAAATCCTGAGTATCAGGAATTCCAGAATCGTCTGCTGATAAGAGCCCGGGAAGATTTTGGTGTGGAGCTAGCCCCCTCCCTGGTAAGTAGATCTCTCTTTCCTGAGAGTCAGGCCAGGCTTTGAGGAAAGGCTCTTCTCCCTAACTCAGCATTAAGCCTTGGCCGTGGAGCCAGCCATACATGGGAACTGTCTGCTTTTATacaggatttttctttctgcccttttgTCAAGTGAGGTAGGGCTGGCACTTTAGgaatgagaggaaggaaggaagcaaaccagaagagagaagaggtagAGGGAGACCCCAGAGATGggaaagggggctggggaggggcctggcagTTCATTTGGAGAGCACTGCTGAAGTTACCACCCCTAGATGAACCTCATTGCTGGCTGCTTCTATGATGGGATCCTGCTATATGCTGAAGTCCTGAACGAGACAATACAGGAAGGAGGCACCCGGGAAGATGGACTTCGAATAGTGGAGAAGATGCAGGGCCGAAGATACCACGGTAATGAAGGAGGCCAGGAGGAGACCAGAGGGCTGCTCTCAGGCCTGGGAGTGGAGTAGgcagaagaaaatacaagataCGAGGGGCAGGAGGAAGTTAGTGGGGAGGTCAGAGAACGTGGTAGGGGTGGGCGTGTATTAAgaacaggggcagggagggactcTAAGGAATTAGAGGAATCAGGGCataggagaggggcatagagtAGATCTCAAAGTAAGGGCTACTCTTTTCTATCTTAGGTGTAACTGGACTGGTTGTTATGGACAAGAACAATGACCGAGAGACTGATTTTGTCCTGTGGGCCATGGGAGATCTGGATTCTGGGGACTTCCAGGTGATGGGGGAAGAAGCAGGGAGGAGAATGTGGGCCCTGAATATCCAGCTTTCAGAGGTTCAGTGGGGCAGAACCAAAGGTAGTAGAGGCAGGGACTTACTTTCTCTGCTGGAGCTGCATGCTGGGTAGGTGGGAAGTTGGGGGAGAAAAGCAGCCAAATAGCTGGGGTCTGGGAGAGAGGCTGGTGGGAGCAGGCCTGTGGGCCCAGTTTTCTCCTTCCTCACAGCCTGCAGCTCACTACTCAGGAGCCGAGAAGCAGATTTGGTGGACAGGACGGCCTATCCCCTGGGTGAAGGGGGCCCCCCCCTTGGACAATCCCCCTGTGCCTTTGACTTGGACGACCCATCCTGTGATAAAAGTGGGTGTGTGCAGGGGTTGGGAGTaattcttcctcccctccctcccattcttTCACCTCCCCTCCCTAACTCCCCACCCTTAGCTCTGTTTTCCTTGACTTGTATACTGTATACCCCTTCCTCACTTCTTTCCCTCCAGAAATCTGTCTGCTTCTCACACCCTGAGCACCACCCCCGCCCCGTCCACAGCTCCACATAGTCTTTCTCAGGGTCCCCTCTCTCCTTCAGCTCCGCTTTCAACTCTGGCGATTGTGGCACTGGGCACAGGAATCACCTTCATCATGTTTGGTGTCTCCAGCTTCCTCATTTTCCGGTGAGTTCTGGCCTTCCCACCgacctgctccctccctcccactgcccaggCTTTCTGGGGGTTAGTGGGTATCTTTCGTTTGATGGCTACCTCTTAGGCCTAACGTCTTCCTCTCTAGCCTTTCTTGTTAAGCTGTCTTTTAGCCTAGGTGTTGTTTTCCCACTTTTGGTTCTAGACTGGGTGTCCTAACTAGGGATTTTGAGTGGGGTTTTATAGGGGCAAAGGTGAATTTTCCGTGAATGCTACCATTTTAAGAAAGAACTTTTACCTTCAGCCTTTGTGTTTTCAAGTGAGCATAGGGCATGTATCCCCTATGTAGAGAATGCATCCTTCTGTCTCAGTCCTGCAGCGAGTCCCGCCTCAGGTATAAAAGTTGTAGCATCGGGAGCTTCGGGGAAGCCGCTGAAACCCCACTGTTGGCTTACGGGGTGGTAGGATTGGGCTTGCCAGTCAACTGAGATGTGCAGTCCTTACAGAAAGCTGATGCTGGAGAAGGAGCTGGCTAGCATGTTGTGGCGCATTCGCTGGGAAGAACTGCAATTTGGCAATTCAGAACGATATCATAAAGGTGCAGGCAGTCGCCTCACACTGTCGCTGGTGAGCCCTTGTCTCAGctgtccctctgcttccctctgagTTCCTGTCCTTTCGTACCCTGGACCTTTCCCAGCACATTGGCCTGTAATGATAGCCCCTGCACTGCCACCATCATCTAATGTTCCTTTCATCCTTCCGCCTCCATGTTGCCCTTGGCCCCAGCGGGGATCCAGTTACGGCTCGCTCATGACAGCCCATGGGAAATACCAGATCTTTGCCAACACCGGTCACTTCAAGGTGAACAGTCATCCGCTTGTTCTGGTCCCCACCATTTCATCCTGTCTCATCCCCATCTATCACCTCTTCCCACAAATCTCTGCCCCTCATAACCTTCCTTCCTGTGTCCAGCTGAGCTCCTGGATGTCCACAGTTCTCCAGTATTTCCCAGCACCCAGGAActaatttcccttttcctctttcactCCTGCCATCAGGGAAATGTTGTTGCCATCAAACACGTGAATAAGAAGCGCATTGAGCTGACCCGGCAGGTTCTGTTTGAACTCAAACATGTATGTAATGGTGTGTGGGTTCAGGGTTCAGGGTAAAAagggatggagaagaggaaagggggaagaagagaggggaataGTAAAATTGGCTAGGAGGTCAAGGGGTTTATTTATAAGTGATTTTAAGTTGCAGGTACAATTAAGAGAAAGGCTCTCTCATGCAGTGGTAGATTTctgtatctctttgaattctctcccctgccccctcaccttttgttgttattgttgttagaTGAGAGATGTTCAGTTCAACCATCTCACTCGCTTCATTGGTGCCTGCATTGACCCTCCCAACATTTGCATTGTCACCGAGTATTGTCCTCGTGGGAGTTTACAGGTAAGGGAAAGGTGGAGATTCTAGGGGCAGGGGAGAAAGGCCTGTGATAGCTAGTGCTACTAGGATAGTCACATAATCTGTTCCATGTCACTACCAGGATATTCTGGAAAATGACAGCATCAACTTGGACTGGATGTTTCGTTATTCGCTCATTAATGACCTTGTTAAGGTGAGTCTTCCCCACTCTTAAGAGTTCATCTGCTTTCAAATGCCTTTGTTTCTTGATCTTTGCTTTCAGCTTCTCCTTCCTAGTCCTCTAAAAGTCCCATTTTCTCCAGTTCCCCTTATATCTCTGGTTGGGCAATAATGGGTAAATAAAAGGTCTGGAGTTTTTAATTGGGGGAGATGTATTGGCCACAATGAGTCCTGTACTTGTAAAGAAGTTTCGTGTTCCTGCCCTAAATATCTCTAATCTCTTGccatcatctttttttgtttgtttgtttttaaacctcCACGAGCTTATATTAAGATTTcttggcaggaaaaaaatgaatgaggtcATCAAACATAGAATCATGTATTCT
Above is a window of Panthera tigris isolate Pti1 chromosome D4, P.tigris_Pti1_mat1.1, whole genome shotgun sequence DNA encoding:
- the NPR2 gene encoding LOW QUALITY PROTEIN: atrial natriuretic peptide receptor 2 (The sequence of the model RefSeq protein was modified relative to this genomic sequence to represent the inferred CDS: inserted 1 base in 1 codon), with product MALPSLLLLVAALAGGVRPPGARNLTLAVVLPEHNLSYAWAWPRVGPAVALAVEALGRALPVDLRFVSSELDGACSEYLAPLRAVDLKLYHDPDLLLGPGCVYPAASVARFASHWRLPLLTAGAVASGFAAKNEHYRTLVRTGPSAPKLGEFVVTLHGHFNWTARAALLYLDARTDDRPHYFTIEGVFEALQGSNLSVQHQVYAREPGGPEQATHFIRANGRIVYICGPLEMLHEILLQAQRENLTNGDYVFFYLDVFGESLRAGPTRSTGQPWQDNRTREQAQALREAFQTVLVITYREPPNPEYQEFQNRLLIRAREDFGVELAPSLMNLIAGCFYDGILLYAEVLNETIQEGGTREDGLRIVEKMQGRRYHGVTGLVVMDKNNDRETDFVLWAMGDLDSGDFQPAAHYSGAEKQIWWTGRPIPWVKGAPPLDNXPCAFDLDDPSCDKTPLSTLAIVALGTGITFIMFGVSSFLIFRKLMLEKELASMLWRIRWEELQFGNSERYHKGAGSRLTLSLRGSSYGSLMTAHGKYQIFANTGHFKGNVVAIKHVNKKRIELTRQVLFELKHMRDVQFNHLTRFIGACIDPPNICIVTEYCPRGSLQDILENDSINLDWMFRYSLINDLVKGMAFLHNSIIASHGSLKSSNCVVDSRFVLKITDYGLASFRSTAEPDDSHALYAKKLWTAPELLGGNPLPTTGMQKADVYSFGIILQEIALRSGPFYLEGLDLSPKEIVQKVRNGQRPYFRPSIDRTQLNEELVLLMERCWAQEPAERPDFGQIKGFIRRFNKEGGTSILDNLLLRMEQYANNLEKLVEERTQAYLEEKRKAEALLYQILPHSVAEQLKRGETVQAEAFDSVTIYFSDIVGFTALSAESTPMQVVTLLNDLYTCFDAIIDNFDVYKVETIGDAYMVVSGLPGRNGQRHAPEIARMALALLDAVSSFRIRHRPHDQLRLRIGVHTGPVCAGVVGLKMPRYCLFGDTVNTASRMESNGQALKIHVSSTTKDALDELGCFQLELRGDVEMKGKGKMRTYWLLGERKGPAGLL